A segment of the Trifolium pratense cultivar HEN17-A07 linkage group LG7, ARS_RC_1.1, whole genome shotgun sequence genome:
ATTGTTTTAGACAGACAGCTATTCCTCCTTCAGATAACATGGCTTCTTTGCCCTTGCAAGCGGGGTATCCCGGTGGGTCATTGGCAGATGTGCACTCCCAAGGAAGTGTTTTTACTAATTCGCCTGAGTATATAAACGGTAATTTGCCATTTCAAGGATGGGAGGACCGTAATCAGGATGCTACTTACCACTCAAATATTACTTATGGATCAATTAACTCTCTTGCTCCAGTTAACGGTGCTGTTGTTCCACGAGGCCAAACAACCAGTAACTCCACCTTGCACAGAAACTTGGACACTAAATTTTGTGATCCAAGACAAATGAAGCATGCTGGATTCGCTGATTTAACTGAATGCAGCTCATCAAGACAACCTCGAGTGAATATCGTAAGCCAGCAGAAGTTTTCTAATAATCTTGGTTCACTGGAATACTTGGCGAGTTCAATGATGGAACAGGTAATAacatttttgaaatataatgTAGCCTTTCCCATAGATGTTTCTGTATGACTTCTTTAACATATTGATAACAGCCGATTCCCACATGCTTAATGGCTTTAAGTTGAAGTTCTGATTCAGTTATCTGGTGATGTATCTGTTTTGTAGCTTTTGTTTGTATTTATATACAACaattacatgtatatatatatatatatatatatatatatatatatatatatatatatatatatatatatatatatatatatatatatatatttttcctaTGGTTGATACTTGATACCATCGCAATCAATATTTCCTTGACCACACATACTGATTTGATTATAAAAGTACAATCAGTAGCTTTAGAGAGACATGTACTCCAGTCAACATTGTTATATTTGTCTTATACATGACAGACAACTTAAAATCGTTACATTGTCAGTATTGATATTTGAAGATTTAAATTTGTGAAACCCTGTTTTGTTGAAACTTTATGTGCCATATATTTCATTGATGTTCTTTGTGGTGGATCTGCTAGCCAAATAACAACCGGAACTTTCGATGTTCTTTGGAACATTCACATAGGGTGAAAACATTAGGTTTTCATATCCTGGATTGGTAAAATAACTTGTCCATCGAGTATATAGCCTTATCTAACTTATGACTTAACATCTTTAGTTTACTATATTCAATGCTTGTTTGATTGTTGTATCCTGCACCTTGTCCTAAATATTTTCCTTCCATAATCATTTGACGCCATGCAGGAGCAAGATAAGATGAAATTGTTGGGTGGAGACTTCATATGCGATAGCTACTCTGGCGGGGTATCTTTGTGACAGAGTTGTGGTACTACATTGAGCATCATGTTGTCCTCGTTGATGAATTGTAGAGTGTTAATTCCCTCTCATGTACACTATTTAACCAGTTTTGTTGTAGTACTAGTTTTCTTTCTGTGGGATTTAGCTTtctctgtttctttttttttcagaGTCAAGTTCTGTAGAATTGTCAATCATGTGCTTTAAAATAAGAAGTCAATGAGAAATATAAGTGTATCATTCAGTTTCTCATTAGTTGTTTAATGTTTAAGAAATGGATCTTGATGAATTAGCTTCgaattattttattactatTTGACAACAGTTTATTGTACAAAATATAGTTAATGCCTCTGCTGTCAGAATAACGTGCTTGAAGAGATTGTTATTATCAAGAAATAATTCTAAGGATACGTATTAAAGTTAAAGAAAAGAACAGCATGCGGATATTACTTTAccgaatgaaaaaaaaaactggttaTTTTCAGAAAGTATACATCAGTTGTGAGTGAAACGCTGAGTGAAACAATTTTAGAGCAGTTGTGAGTGTAAGCAACCTCTATGttaagagatttatttttgccACCTATCAGTTTCTCACGCGTTGtaatttttttctgttttattctacttaagtagcagacattataagaatgataaattttttaaaaatgttgcTTGCTACTTAAACAACAGATGTTATAAAAACACAAATCTGGTAGGGTGTTCCGCTAGCTAAGTAGCGGACAgatgtatttttataatttcgtAGGGTGCGCGAGAAAATGAATAGGGTGGCAAATCCTATGTTAGAATCTTGGAAATTTCAAATCACCGGGTCTTTCACTGTAGCTTACTAACTACTACTGTACTATCATGTTTAATTGACAAGCACAGTGAGCCAGCAAATGTAGGGCAGTTGTAGTTAGAATAGGAAAAACGCCAAAACGTGGGGGCATGTAAAGCCAGGTTGGTCCCTTGTCCCCCAAATTTTAGCTTTTACAATAAAATTTGATGAAGGGCACCTCAAGTAAAAGTTGGTGTTCATAGACCGATAGAGACGTTCAAGTATATGTTTGATTTTTGCATCAACGAGACGTTCATTCGCCCAAAATCGCGGCAGTTTTCTACGCAAAAGCTCAATTTTGTAGCTTCTAGGAAATCACATCAAAACTAATGCTAGATGTGCGTTTGATTCCCCAAACAGATGCTAAATCATTGTGGCACATTACAATTGTAAACAAGCATAATTCTAAGTTCACATCTAAGGTTGTTCAgctttaaaatataaaaagacaatTACATTCCAAAATTTCAACTAAAATTGTAGGGGTGCGCCTGCCCTTGCTGTAGTGTAATGCATGGACTACACATGAAGATCCCAATAGCAAGCTACTGAATTGGACCCTCCCCCTcaacaaattaatttaatatcgtGTGGACCATTGGTCCACATATcagatattaaactgataagaacagATACTACACTTGATCTTAGCCAAAAGGCCGAGAAAGGTATGCTTTAAGTCATTGCATTGTGTTGTTTTTTATATCTAACACATGAAGGCATATGTGTGTCTATAGGCGATGTGGGACATTGTAACTTATAACTAGAGGCTAGCATAATGAAAAAAGCAGAACCAATGACAAAATTAATGGTTACTCAATTATATTTAATCTTAGCATTTAGCTCTTTATTGTTATATCTAATTTTCTCTAATCTAATTTAGCGTAGCAAATCTTAACTGTTTTTGCATACAAAATTGAAGATTTGGAGCTTCAGCTTCTTTGAGACGTGAGACAAGTGTTTTTCATGTGGGAAAAAACCCGTTGATGGCTTCATCTATCTTATCTTTCTTCCAATGAGTTTCCTAAGCAGCCGTATCATTATCAATGCTCTCATAATTTTGGATAATGATGCAAATCATGCAAACATATGAAAGATTATTCGATACTGCATTGCTTAGAACAACTACTGATGTAGAATATGACCACAGTATTCGGGGATAACAGTCACAAAAGACAGCATTCAATTGGTTTTTCAATGCATGATCAAATCTCAAATATAAACCATAATGCAGTATTAGATGTATGGTTTATCTACAGGCTTTATGCTCCGTACCAAGTTGCACCAACAGAAATCTCCTTGGCATTCCCAAGTTTTGAGCAACATCTGAAATTCTCGGACGGTCATTTATATGCAATCTTCGTTGTAAATATTTAACGAGGTCGGTGATTGTCTCTTTTTTGTATGGAGATGCCTCATCTAATTTTGATTAGtaaaaagaagggaaaaaagcctttattttctaaaaagttATAACAAAGCATGATGGCTTACACAGTTACACACCTATTTTAGTAGAATTGGATTTGCTCCATTGTCGGACAATAACTTATTCAGAAAACCTGCATGGAGCTAGTAGTTTATATTTCCCATCTCACCCTTTACTATAGGAACTGGATGATCCTATTTGATCAAATATTTATCGACAAACTCATATGTTTCTTTCATTACAGTATTTCTAAACCAGTTTCTGGATAACTAACCAAAGTGTTTTGATATTGAGTATgattgtgatgatgatgatctttTTTATGAGAGAGGGTACCATTTACGGTGTAAAAACTTTGAAGCGTCTGATATCAAATCAAAACCGTTTCTCATACGGCAACAATACAAGATCCTATTATAATGTCAGTCTTCAAATTCATTATTTATGATTACTTTTAAGAAATTATCattataaaaaactaaaaaaacaataaaagaaagctaaaaagcataaaaatatttttactctGCCCGGGTAGTATAATAATCTTACACATTGGAATACTTGGATTAGGAAAAAGTGTTGATGGATAACATGTTTACTTTTCACCATTTgcaattttgattttattccaaaaaaaaaataatcacagTTAAATATGTCTGCTGACTCTGCTCAGGTGAAAACCAAATAAGCAtttcaaaaaaagttaatatattaatCAACAACTGCATATGTGAAGTCGAGATGCAATACAGATACAAAGACATGCCTAGATACATTAACCAAAAgttaatataaatacaaaaatactGGAAGAAAAAGACATTAGACATTCTTCACTCATATAATTGTTGAGTACTTGCAGTTGCAGTATCCAAGGAGTGTTAGTGTTCAATATAAGTATGGAACATCACAATTCCTATTTTGAAGTACTGGACTACATAGGCCAAAATGAAAATTGAGTTCATGATGAATTGATGGTTATAAGAGGAAGGAAAACTGTGGTTACACAaccagaaaatgaaaataattagaCGAAGCAtgccttaaaattttaaaattccataAATTATATGCTTACACTCGAATAGTAAACTAGAAATCAAGGCTAGATTGCTACAATGTAGTAAAGTATACAATTGATCGCACTTCAGTTAAAAACAAAGACCtcgtagtaataataattagtaaaatcTAATAATTTCCCATGTACTTGGTTGCAAGGGAATTAAGACATATCGCATATGCTTTAATCTACTTCACCTTTGACGATTTAAAAAATGTCGAGTGAGATCAACATGCTACATTATACATGGTACAACAAATAACTGTCAACAAGGTATTGCGTTTTATGCATCCAATACAGCGACTCCAGCATCAGAATTCGGTGTGTTCTCATTCAACTCAGCATTGCTACTTTCATCCATCTCTGTATTACTTTCCTTTTTCTCAGCAAGACTAGGAGTTTCCTTCTCAATTGCGACACTTGAACCACTTTCTTTTACAGGATCAGAGTCTATTACCATATCTTTAGTCTCGTCGCCATGTGATATTGCCTCAGATTTGTTATCTGAATTTAATATTGGAGTTTCTGAAATAGGCTGTTCAACTGTGGGTGTTAGAATTCTGTTGATATCTTCACAGATGGTTTCTAGTGGTGGGAACTTCTTCACTGTGTTGACCTCTGCCGATTCTCTTGCCAATGACGCTTGTACTAAATCGGTGGGGTTTTCCTCAACTACCTTGCACATCTGCTAATACCGAGAAATGATTATTGATACAATTACTCTGTAGAATACTAATTTACCAACATCACTcgtttttatattaaataaggTGAAGTGATCTTTAATTAAGAGCAACTCATTAAGGGTACAATTATACATCACTACTTTACCTCATTGTAAAGTCGAACTAATTCCAATCGATTTGGATCACTTTCACAAGCAACCGGAACATCTTCTGGAGCTGCAAAAATGGAAGCATTACAAGTAAGTTTTCGGGTACTTTGCCCTTTTTCAAATATTCTGTTTTGGTAATAATTAATGATAGAAGGAAACAACACAAAAGAACAGAAATAATCACAACATTGATAAAATATTTGGAGGTTCTTGCATAATCAAGGGAATATTTTTGCACCTGACAACAGTCCAGATTTTAATTTAGCTTAAGCTTGACAGCCCAGATTCAAAATCTGTGTCACGTCAAGATCTAATTGTCTAGGTGAAATACTCTTATAGAGTATGCATGATTTCTTCCATTATCTGATGCAAACTATGCAACTCCAATTGTTTGATCAAGAAAAAAGTATCTGATGAGCAACAATAGAATCATACCTATTGTTTCTACTTGTGGTAATTGATCAATCATCTGGGTATCAGTATCCACTGATTTATAACTTGGAATAGTGGTAGACTTGGGTTCACTTTTAATTTCTTCGTTGGTTACTTCCCCGGCTTTTGGATCACCCTGCAAACAAAGTTCATGAGGAAGAAATTTCAGTCCGCAAGTTAATCAAGCAAAACCTCTCCACAGGACAAATGCATCATAATGTTGATACACTTACAAAGTATTCTTTCTGGTACTCAGCATTTAGTCCCTTTTCCAAAAGAAGAACCCTCTTTTTTACAAACTCAACCTGTCTTCTCTGCATGTCTCTAAAATGATATAACATGGACGATTCTTGATATAGCTGTGTTTGATTCCTAGCATCACCCGAACCTTGCGCACCATCAGCTGCTATGCCACTTCCACCATTTTCCCTGGATTCATTGCTGGGTATTTCTGTATTTGCCAAATTTGCACCATTTTGTATGTGAGAGCCAACTTGTCCTGGTCCTGGTAAATTTATAACGGGAAGATTCAACTCCTGACAGATGATCTCCTGAATCTTCAgatccttatcatcaacaataGCTTGCCACCTTCCATACCCATGCCTTGCATAGGAAACAATTGTGTTAAAAGAATATATCAACAAATAATCCGCAAACATCCATAATTGTTCATCACAAATCACATACAAACGtgccaaaaataaattagatatGTATAATATAGACTCTAGGTTAAGTTttcatattttgttaataatgaagattttaaaaataaataaaaaatggctAAAAGTGATGCAGTTAGAAGATAATTGTTACATTGTACAagcaaacaaaatatatttatgagAATTCGTACTTTAACACAGCACGCAGTAGCATAAAATCATGCTCCTCCTTCCACTTCCTTATACCCTTCAACCCTGGATAACGTAATAAGATGTCATCTGAAAACAGTGGAGTTTGAGGATGTTCTGTTGCAAACTTCACCTGTAAAAGTTCACATCCCAAGAAGAACAAACACTTCaatcaacttaaaaaaattcaacataaaaaataacattgGGTAATCATTAACACCATAATTACAATAATGTTTACCAAGAATTCCTTTCTTAGACTTCTCTCAAACTTTTATAATAGAGTAATAACAGGcagttaaaaacaaaaaaattcattcagGGCTTACTTTGTCCCTTATCAAGAGCAGGACTGCAATCCTAACAAGTACATCTTGGATTCGGAGTCCTTCTTTTGGAACACCGTCTACAaggaaattaaaaattaaaaacaataagggaattaaattaaaagattaaaaaatggaaaatgaaaGAAGATACAGTTGCAATAAGGATCTACCACCTGTGAATGTAGAGGAATCAGTTATATCTTCAGCAATATGAGACAAGAAAAGGGTTCCATAACtgtaaaaatatagatatatataaatcaaactcACTCACAAAGAATGACTTTAGAGTGTGAAATAAACCATAAAATAGGtagtaaaattattaaacaaagtTAAAGAAAATTATCCTACTGTgcaataataattatattgatTGCTATATAGTAAATCAGAATTGCCATTTTATGTCGTGTATGCCAAAGTTTTCAACCATCAGTTTTACTAAGAACAATTCAATCAAACAGGCCCACGTTTACATGCATGTGCCCTTCATTACGCACTTAAACATTCACATGCACAACTTCTTCACACATAGTTCACTCACATTAAGGgactaattaatttaaaaatatatcctTATTCTTAACCTTGTACATATCAAACTactattacttttattttatattgagaATTATAAGAGAATGTTAATTCCTTTGTTTTAAGCCTACTGTATGCACGGGCATTGTATATCAGTCAAATTGTTGATGAACTGTTGCAACTAACTTTAACCCTTTTGAATTAGATTTTGGCCCCAATATATACAATATGTAGCCGAGCTAGATACTTGGGGCTATAAATGGTCCTTTTCACTTTTCTCTCTACTTTCACAAACTAAGAAGAATGCACGGGCACAGGACCGTGAATGTCATCAAATCCTATCCCCTTTTCTCCCAACAAAAATCAAGTCAAAATAAATTCCAGCAAACACGTGTTTCAAATAAACagttaaaagtatataaatcaTCACAAATATGTAACAGAATCATGTCAATACTCTTTGATTTCTTCATAAGTCTTTTGTTTCATGCGGGAAGTAAACTCCTTCCAATCAAAGTCACCAACCCCGAACCTGTAATATAACACAAAGTGAGATAAACCACAGGTATTTCCAGAAAACCAGCTTTCTTCAACTCAATAAATAAAGATGAAATAACCTCATCAAAATTTGCACAAAGGCAGCCCTCTGATTTTGATTAAAACCAAGTACTCTGAATGCTTTTCCTTCACCTTCCATCAGAGGAAGTGGCTCAGTGCTATCTGCTGTTAATAGATTTGAAGGAATATTTGCATCACAGTCCAGGCCAGATAATCAAGGTTCATCAAGtcgcaaaaaaaattaaaaaaataaatattaaatgacTATACATACTACGTGCTTTTTTCTTGTATGGCCTTCTACTAGTAGTAGTTCCGGTGGAATTTGAATCACCATCAGTAAGCTCTGCTTCATAATTGTCGTCTTCGTCAGAGCTTACATCTTCCAGACCAGCAAGGTCGTCCTCCTCAACAGAAACCATCTGTGAAATCAAGAAATAACAGATACTACCTTAACAAACACACAATAAACAGTTACAGCAAagcaaacataaaatataaaaaaataaactaaccACTATAGTTGTATAAACAATCCCAACCCCGCCTAATACGCAAAAATAGAACCAACAAGTACTAAAATCCTACATTTCAATATCTAGTTATATAAATTACTAGCATATGTCATATATTGATAGTAAAGGTGGTAAGCAAAATCATTGAGTAAACAAGATAAGAATTGTCACTGTTGAAGATAATCTACCATAAACTCATAAATGAAGGCAAGAAATAATTGTTTCTTGCAAAGTGACGCATGAAAATGGCACAAATATCAACATTACATACCAACTTGCGGTTTCGCTTCCCTTTACCCAAAGCATTGAACTCCTCAACTTTATGCTCTTGAAACTTGTCTTTTAACAACTCTTCCCAATAATGTGTTCTCTCTGAACTGTTCACGGTTTCCATTGCTCTTTTTTGTGCTGCCTCCTCCTCTGCTGCAGCCTCAGCCTCATCAACATACTCAAAATTTGCAACCTAGATCATATAATCCACTCGGTCaataaaaaagaatagaaataaaaaagaaacagacCATGATATATGGACGGTGAAGTTAAATAGTCGTGACCGGTGAATTGCCATGGCAATGCTttaacaacaaaacaaattttCCAAAATGTAAGAGTGACCTTCAACTTTTTAcgcaaaacaaaaaataaaaaaatactagtacAATTGTACTTCCAAGTACCAATTCTCGTTTGTTTGCGTCGTGTCCATGTGTGTCTAAAGCTATAAACTGATAGAAATCAATGGCACCTCAACTCACAACAAACCAGAATGTGGATAGATCAAAtaagaaaaaacattaattacacaaaatgTGTATGTGCGATTATATGATAAATCAACCTTGAAGGCCTTCAGAAatccatcttcatcttcatcatccaGAGTAGTCTCTTCATCTACAACTTGGTCACGATCCAGCAACCTATTGTGAAGAAATATACGTTGAATAAAATCCTCAAGCATATTCCTATTTCATGTTTGAAGAAGAGTGCTTGATTACCTATCGATAGCAGCTGCATCATAATGGATTTGACGGGATTTTCCTGCTTCGTCATTCTCATCTGCAAATAACTCCTTTGAGCCATACCGTATGATGTCATCCAACTCTTCCTAAACACAATTGACAATCAAAGCTCCATCAAATATCTTAGCAATACTATGTTCAATTTGTTATTAAGTGCTTCCCTATCCACATTTGGCtttaatattttagaaaatatcAATCTCTTGAAAAAATAGCATATGTAATGTAGCCCAAACTTAATaactataaacaaaataaataagattttgcAACTTGGACATATTAGGAATTTTTTAAAGGGGGCGGGGGGGATAAATACAATGACCCTCAGAGACACATTAAGCACGCCTTGGACCATGaggaacctaatttttttattctcgtATATGATGGTCTCTAATTTTGAAGTATACGGTTGTTCTATATTCTAAGGACACTTTTAAGTGAGGTGTTCAGTGCGTTTAAAGGCAATGGAGTGCTTTACTTTCCTGATGTACCTTTATCTTCACCTAGCTTATTTTATCATCCTTTTTAGGAGCATATGCCTTATCCTGACTTACAGAACTTTTCTTTTACtcaataaaaaatgtcaaaaaaaccAACACAAAGggattacaaatttacaactATTGGGAGTTTAAGATAACGTCCAAAACCTGTTGAGAGAATGGGGACTACAAAATAAAGAACCAAATAGAATTATAAGTGAGGCGATGCCAACCAATCTCCGTGCTCTATGTCGGGCCTTACATAGTTATATCACTACTACTTTGAGGAGAGCTGTAAGGGGAAATAAGGGATTTGGACTGTAAAGAGCTGTAACAACTTTTCCTATGCCTATGTGGCAAAAACTGTGGGAAAGGAAAAGAATCAGTTAGGTGTAAGGATTAAAGGGGAAGAAAGGATCTGGCAGATGGATGCAAGAATTGAGTAAGGTAGAAAGGTTTTTGGTGGGATTGTATATTCTGTCCTTCTGCACAATTCCCAGTATCTTGTTTCCTTTCGTCCTGCATTTCTAGTCTTTACAGAGGGCTGCCTCTGCTTGTAAGGAGCTTGATCTCGGTACTTCTTGTTTCAGTTGGAAATAACATCAATTTAGGTCTATATTCCAGCACAAATATGTATGAAGTTTATACCACAAAGTTAGCCATGTTCTGATAAGGTAGCATAAACAAGGAATCGAACAGTGAATACCATTACCAACAATGACAACAgaacaaaaatgaatatattcCTGATATTCTTGAGTCCAATAAAAAAATGCTAGTCAATATCCATGTTCCCAATAGGTTTCTGCAATCTTAGTTACTTTaaaacatagaagaaaaagacGACAAAGCATCTCCTAACAAATCTTAAATAATGTGGTCGTAACAATGAAACTGCTAACTTCTATCAGCTTTCACCACATAAGCCTtctttaaaaaagtaattatttacCTGGTTGATATTTTGAGCCTTTAGCCTCCCCACAACAAGGTGTTCTAACACCATTTTCTTCTTAGTCATTTGCATCATCCTTTCTTCAATTGTTCCCCGCGTTATAAGTCTATAAATCAACACCTGCAACACCAAAACCATTATAACCTTCAAAGCCAACAAAAGTTATCGACTTCGTACCAACGAAAAACGCAAACCTTGTTAGTTTGTCCAAGTCGATGAGCTCTAGCCATTGCTTGTAAGTCAGCATGAGGATTCCAGTCACTACAGAATTGCATTGATCAAATTAATATTGGATTTAATAGAAAggaaataacataaaaagaaaAGCTTAATCTTTCAACACATGAACTGTCAGCATGAGAAAATAACTATAATGACTAATGAGGATATTAACCCCGACCTAATGATTAATATATAACAATAGCATTGTAATCAAGATGCCTTGATAATAGGGATAAGAACAAGTATCCTGTACCTATCTAGTTACGATTAAATTCAGAATATATGTTGGAAAAATGCAGCTCCCACATTAGCTAGAGATATGGCCAAAATAAAACTTATAGAACTAGGCAATCTTCACCTTACGAGCCGGTTTTATGGGATTGAGTTACAACAAAAACTTAATATGCACTGAAAATGGTATACAACCTTCTCCCAATCCCAATTTTCCTTTTGGATCCAGTCATGTCACTGCATAGGAAAATCATGGAGGACTTGAGTACGATTGTGGCGGTGGGAAGGTCACTCTGGATGTGGTGGACGTGGAGGCAGAAGTGGTGTTATCTGTCAGATCTGTCACAAAAACAACCATGATGCATACCACTGTGAAAGTCAGTGTATTACCCAATCTAGAAGCCTCCTAATACAACTTATACTATATACTCTAACAGTCCCCTTTAGAATCCGATGCTGGTTTGACTAAGCTTTGCTTGTCAAAGACTCTGAACTTGTCATGAAGAGTACTGGACCTGATAGCAGATAGGGGTCTGGTAAGAACATCTGCCCATTGATCTTGAGCTGGTACATGAGAGACAACCAAActtttacaaaaaatatatcaatttccaTATGCTTAGTTCTATGATGCAGAGTAGGGTTGGAAGCTAGAGAGACAGTACCCATATTGTCACATAGGATCTTGGGAGTGTAAAACTTGCACTCTAATTCTGTCAGAAGTGACTGAAGCCATAGTATTTCAGCAGATAAGGTTGGCAAGGCTTCTATACTCTGCCTCTGCACTGGAATGTGCCACCAAGGTTTGTTTCTTTGACCACCATGAAACAAGATTAGGCCCAAGATATATACAAGCTCCTGATGTAGAGCTTCTGACCCAGATGACAGAAGATCTACTTCTGACTGATCGATGGGTCATATACCACCAACCCAGCCGTGATGGTGGCTGATCGATGGGGCGACTAGATGGGCAAGGTTTCTCATTTGAGACATTTTAGGGTTTTATCAAGAACGTTGGATTTAAGCACTTATACGGTTATACCAACTTCAATATGAAACTAAACATGATTCTAATTTTCTAAATGCTCGAGAGACCTGAACTCTCCAATTCCAGAAATGCCTAATTGCATGCCTTTACAGATGTTTGTGTTCATTCTTTCTGTTTGCATCCTTAGCTTTCCTAAGTAACCAACAAAAGTTAGTCATCTATTACAAGGATCTGTATCTTTATTTGACTGACCCAGATGTTTAATTTTCTGCTCCTCTCGTATTTCCCCTAACATACGCGTCCCTTCTCGGTAGGAAAACACTGCTGATCAAACGAGCAATGCAAGAATTGTGAACCCTCTGCTAATACCATTTATATGACGTTATCCAATCTATAGATTATATAGAACATCATATTACACCTGTGTCTTTATATGACTGGCACCTAGAAATTTAATCCTCCTCTTTATTCCTCCTAAAATTCAGCTTCATACTAGGGAGTTGCTGCCTATCAAATAAGCAATGCAAGAATCTGGAATACCATTCACACCATCCTTATCCGATCAAAATCAACAGAACATCGTATTACACCTCATATCTTTAAACAGAGCAAGAAGGTAGCACAGCACAAACAAAATCTCGTGGAGGAGAAGAACTTATTCCCTTAAAATTATACTTCTTCGCGGGACTTTTCATTTCATGTAAAATAACACATTTGATGGCATCTTTCAAAAATCACcaacaaatatataataaaaaaacacaagcCACCTCCAATCAATTTTACATGCGAAATATTAAAAATCAAGACAACCTGATTGATTTTTCTGATCAAAGTCCCCAC
Coding sequences within it:
- the LOC123897663 gene encoding CHD3-type chromatin-remodeling factor PICKLE isoform X2, whose product is MSSLVERLRVRSERKPIYNIDESDDDDFLVKKPGTSQEKFERIDRDDAKEDLCQACSESGDLLSCETCTYAYHSRCLLPPLKGPAPNNWRCPECVSPLTDIDKLLDCEMRPTVEGDGDDDTTKSGSKQIFVKQYLVKWKGLSYLHCTWVPEKEFLKAFKNHPRLKTKVNNFHRQMASSNTSDEDFVAIRPEWTTVDRIIACRGDDDEKEYLVKWKELSYDECYWEYESDISAFQPEIERFNKFRSRSSKLAYIKQKSRVNDDSELKKQQKEFQQYEHSPKFLSGSLHPYQLEGLNFLRFSWSKQTHVILADEMGLGKTIQSIAFLASLFEEGICAHPHLVVAPLSTLRNWEREFATWAPQMNVIMYVGSAQARNVIREYEFYYPKKLKKIKKKKSGQIVSESKHDRIKFDVLLTSYEMINLDTTSLKPIKWECMIVDEGHRLKNKDSKLFSSLKQYSTRHRVLLTGTPLQNNLDELFMLMHFLDAGKFASLEEFQEEFKDINQEEQISRLHKMLAPHLLRRVKKDVMKELPPKKELILRVDLSSKQKEYYKAILTRNYQILTRRGGAQISLINVVMELRKLCCHAYMLEGVEPDIDDPKEAFKQLLESSGKLHLLDKMMVKLKEQGHRVLIYTQFQHMLDLLEDYCSYKRWQYERIDGKVGGAERQIRIDRFNAKNSSRFCFLLSTRAGGLGINLATADTVVIYDSDWNPHADLQAMARAHRLGQTNKVLIYRLITRGTIEERMMQMTKKKMVLEHLVVGRLKAQNINQEELDDIIRYGSKELFADENDEAGKSRQIHYDAAAIDRLLDRDQVVDEETTLDDEDEDGFLKAFKVANFEYVDEAEAAAEEEAAQKRAMETVNSSERTHYWEELLKDKFQEHKVEEFNALGKGKRNRKLMVSVEEDDLAGLEDVSSDEDDNYEAELTDGDSNSTGTTTSRRPYKKKARNSTEPLPLMEGEGKAFRVLGFNQNQRAAFVQILMRFGVGDFDWKEFTSRMKQKTYEEIKDYGTLFLSHIAEDITDSSTFTDGVPKEGLRIQDVLVRIAVLLLIRDKVKFATEHPQTPLFSDDILLRYPGLKGIRKWKEEHDFMLLRAVLKHGYGRWQAIVDDKDLKIQEIICQELNLPVINLPGPGQVGSHIQNGANLANTEIPSNESRENGGSGIAADGAQGSGDARNQTQLYQESSMLYHFRDMQRRQVEFVKKRVLLLEKGLNAEYQKEYFGDPKAGEVTNEEIKSEPKSTTIPSYKSVDTDTQMIDQLPQVETIAPEDVPVACESDPNRLELVRLYNEMCKVVEENPTDLVQASLARESAEVNTVKKFPPLETICEDINRILTPTVEQPISETPILNSDNKSEAISHGDETKDMVIDSDPVKESGSSVAIEKETPSLAEKKESNTEMDESSNAELNENTPNSDAGVAVLDA